CGCAGCCATATACGCGGGAGAAGTAAGCCAGGTAAGGAACATACTCAAGATGGTAATGGCGGTGGAGAACCTGGTGATAATGACAAAGGAGAGGTTGAAGACCGTGAGGGATACACGCGAGCTAGGCCAGACACTAATGGTGTTCGGTGCAGCCCTAGAGGAGGTGAAGGACCAGGTACGCGCGATATACCCCAACCTCAATCTAGCATTCGAGGAGCTATCCAGGAGCGTCAAGAACATGATAGTGGAGACCAGTGTCGACGCTATAGGCGACATAGACCCGGCTGTGATAAGCAGTAGTGCAGTACAAGTACTACAAGAGGCTATGAAGAAGGCCGAGGAGAGGATAAAGAGCGAGTTCCCAGAGCCACCAGTAGAGCCCGTGATACAACTACAGCCGAGCCGCCAGCAGGCAGCGGCAGCAGTAGCCCTGGCCGCGGCAGCGGGACCAGCCCCGGCAGCTGCTATCCCTGCCAGCTACCGGGGGCGCCGCAAGCCTAGCGGCGAGGAGCTAGAAAAACTAGTACTAGACTACATAAAGCAGCACAACGGCTTCCTAGACATACGCGACTTCACAGCCACATACAATGTGTCCAAGAGCGAGGTGCTAAGGGCGCTACACAGCCTCGCCGAGAAAGGCCTCATAGCCCTAGCCTAAGCCCCGCGTAGCTATTTACAATCCCCCGGACCCCCGGGGCCACATGGGCTCGACGATTTTACACGGGAGGCTCCTCTCGTAGCTGTGCTCCTCCTAGAGCTTCTCGAGCTCCTCGAGGGCTTCTACGGGTAGCCTCCAGCCCAGGGCTCCGAGTATCTCTCTTAGATGATCCCTCTGCTCGGTCTTCGGTATAGCTACTACTCGGGGCCTCGATATCAGGTAGTTGAGCGCCACTTGTACCGGTGTACGGCCGAGCCTTTCTGCAACTCTTCTAACGACCGGGTGCCGGGCTACAAGCCCGCGCTCAAGCGGCGTATAGGCCTGGATAGTGACCCCGTTGCGGAGCGCTAGCGGGAGGAGCTTCTCCTCCACCTGCCTCCGGTGGAGCACGCTATAATGCACCTGGTTGACCACTATCTCGGCGGAGGCCGTAGCCTCCAGGGCCTCCTCTAGCTGCCTGTGGTCGAAGTTGCTTACACCAATATACCTGGCATACCCCCTGCTGATGGCTACGCGCTCTAGCTTTTTCACCTGCTCCGCCACCGGCATATCGTCGAGCGGCCAGTGGATGAGAACCAGGTCTACAGTACTCACGCCCAGCCGTCGGAGACTAGCCCTTAGAGCCCGCTCTAGCTCCTCGGGTCTCCATAGCCTCCAGGGTAGCACCTTCGTCGTCACGAACACTCGGTCCCGGCCCACGATTCGTAGAAGTTTCCCCACAAGCTCCTCGGCAGCACCATCACCGTACATCTCAGCCGTGTCCACGTTGTCCACGAGGCCAGTCTCGACAGCCTCTACTAGGACCTCGAGAGCCCGCCGCGGGTTACGTATAGCCCAGGTACCAAGCCCAATAGCCGAGACAGTATCCCCACCGATGGGCTTACGGTCGCTCGGGTCCACGGGGAAGAGTGGCATATAGGCACCAGCCGGGAGAAGAACCATGTGCCTCAGATTTGCCTACCGCTAGGCGGCTCGGCAGCAGAAGGAACCAGCATCAACTAGAGGGAATATAAGAAATATTTGTCCAAACGTGGGAGAAGTGTGAATCTGTCCTAGCGGTTTTGGGGTACAAGCTGACGGGGGAGAGTCTTCTGGTCTGGCAGGGGTGAAGTACATCTAGCTCTGGTGGAACTCCCCTAGTCGTGGAGCTATCGTACTGCTATGCCCCAGTCTACTAGCGCTGCGTGTATCATCGAGGCACCAACGCCCGCTACGAAGAGCGAAGTTATCCTCGTTAGCACCCTCATAGTGCTCCGGCCGAGGAACTTGAGTACCGCCTCTGCTGCTACGAGGAACGCCCAGACAGTAGCTGCGGCAGCCACTATGGCTGCTAGTAGTGCTATCCTGTTCCCCTCAGTCGTGAAGACTATCACGTAGGTTATGGTGGCTGGGCCTACGAGTAGCGGCATGGTGAGCGGTACTAGGGCCGCGTCGCGTGGGTCTGGTGTCTGGGTCTTAGCGTGGCCCTCTAGCCGGTGTAACGCTATCCCTAGCAGCACTATGCCGCCGGCGAACCGGAATTCATCAATGCTTATCATGTAGAGTCTTAGCAGCAGGTCGCCGGTGAAGGCTACGAAGAAAAGTAGTCCTATCACGACCATGGTTACGAAGTTTGCTAGCCTCCGTCTTTCCCATGGGTGTAGCTTCTCCACTGTATCCAGGAATATCGGGGCGGCGCCGAACGGGTTCATTATGAAAACCAGCGTAGCGTAATAGGAGATGAACTGTCCCAGCAGTCCCACCTCCGGCATAGTAGCGGCCCTCCGAGTCCATGTGTTCCAACGAGCTTCTCCCAGGTTTTCGTCCTCCGGCCCCAGTGTAATGCCTTGATGGAGCCATCTATATGTAGCTCTACCAGGCTATACTGGGCCTGGAGGCGTAGACCTCCGAGCACATCCTCTCCGCGGGAGGAGCCTGGAGCCTATGGCGCGGCTTGGCGACGTAGAGGAGAGGGTGCTGAGCTATCTGCGCGACCACCCGGGCAGTAGCCCCCGGGAGATAGCCGACGCACTAGGGGAGTCCCTGCAGCGTGTCAGAATAGCGCTGCAGAGGCTGCGCGACGCGGGGCTCGCTGCCAGGGGCGAGGAGGGCCGCTACTATGCTGTGGCCCCGGCTGTTCAGGGGCTGCCGCGGCGCGAGCTACGCCGTCCAGGGAGCTACGGGCTCCGGGGCGATCTGGATGCAGTGGTCGAGAGGCTCACTCTGCTAGAGGAGCGTGTCGAGAAGCTAGAGAGGCTAGTCGAGGAGCTGCTAGCCCGCTGCCCTCCGGGGGCCCGGAGTGATGCCGAGGGCCGGAGGAAGCCAGCCCACTAGAGCGTAGACGAGCATAGCAGCTCTCACCAGGGAGGCGAGCTCGGCGATGAGCCCGTTGTCGTAGGGCGCGGCTGCTAGGAGGAGCATCACTGCCAGGCGTGGCCAGGGCGCCGGGCTAGGTCCTCCCCGGCCTCGTAGCCTCCTTGTATACGGGACCGGGGCAGTCGAGGCAGCTAGCAGAGCGAGCAGAATGACTGGGTGCACGGGCTCTTCGGAGAGCACGCTGGAGAGCAGCACCACGGCGTGGACGAACATGGGGAGCCCGGAGAAGTAGTCTAGGCTGGGCACCGGCCTGTACACGAGCCTCCAGAACCCAGCAGCCACCAGTCCACCGGCATAGAGCGCGAATAGGGCATCCATGGCCCCTGCGGCGTCCTGAGTGCTGAGCCAGGAGGCGTAGACGACGAGTGGCGCCACTACCTGGGATACACGGTCGAGCGCCCGGTCCAGCATCTGGCCCTGGGGCGTGCTGCCGCTAGTGTGGCGGGCCACCCAGCCGTCGAGAACATCGAGAGCATAGGAGACGAAAAGGAGCCTCAGCGCAGCCTCAAGCGCGCCAGCAGAGGCTAATGCTACCGCGGCGCCGGCGGCGAAGCCGCCAGCCAGAGTTACTGTGTCTGCAAGCCTAGGCAAGGCACTAGCCTCCCCGCCTTGGTTCGGGTCTGGATGCATGTGCTGTTTATGTGATGTGTCTGCTGCCTTATAATCGCAGCCATAGCGTCCAGGATACAATACCATCTTCGGGGGTCTACCTGCAGTGTCTGCGGGGCTGCACAAGCTAGAGGCTATGGCCCGTAGCTATGCTCTCGCAGCCGTCCGAGCTGACCGGGAGGGCAAGGTACAAGAAGCGATAAGCAACTACCGCAAGGCCATAGAGATACTGACCAAGATAGTTCGCCTCTACCCCGATAACCCCCTTGCCCACGTCTACAGGGGCATCATACAGCAGTACCGTAAACGCGTCGAGCAGCTGGAGAAGCTCGGCGTCCCCGCAGCGCCGACGGAGGCTGAGCAGCTGGAGGAGTGGATAGTCACAGAGAAGCCCAATGTGAGGTTCAGCGACATAGCTGACCTCGAGCACGCTAAGCAGGCTATAAAGGAGGCAATAATCTACCCCGTCAAGAGGCCGGACCTCTTCCCCCTAGGGTGGCCCCGGGGCATTCTCCTCTTCGGGCCGCCAGGCTGCGGTAAGACTATGCTAGCAGCGGCTGTGGCAAACGAGGTCGATGGTGTCTTCTTCAGCGTAGACGCGGCGAGCATTATGAGTAAGTGGCTCGGCGAGGCGGAGAAGAAGGTCAAGATGCTCTTCGAGAAGGCCCGGCAAGCGGCGAGAAACGGTAAACCCGCGATAATATTCATTGACGAGATAGATGCACTCCTCGGGGTACACGAGAGCGAGGTGGGTGGCGAGGTCCGTGTACGCAACCAGTTCCTAAAGGAGATGGACGGCCTCCAGGATAAGAGCAATAAGCTTCACGTCTACGTGATAGGCGCCACTAATAAGCCGTGGAAGCTCGACGAGCCCTTCATACGCCGGTTCCAGAAGCGTATATTCATACCCCCGCCTGACATCCGTGCCCGTGTTGAGCTATTCAAGCTCTACACTAAGAGCCTAAAGCTAGCACCAGACGTGGACATAGAGAAGCTGGCAGAGATGACTGAGGGCTACAGTGCGAGCGACATCAAGGACATTGTCGTGGAGGCACACCTACGCACGGTCAGGGAGCTATTCGAGCAGGGAGGCGGCGAGGGCGAGCCACGCCCGATAACCATGCAGGACTTCATTGAGGCGATAAAGGCCCGTCGCCCAAGCATAACACGGGAGATGATAGAGGCCTACCAGAGGTGGTACGAGCAGTTCCGAGGCTAGCCCTCTACGCTACACTATACATACTGAATAT
The window above is part of the Pyrodictium delaneyi genome. Proteins encoded here:
- a CDS encoding aldo/keto reductase encodes the protein MPLFPVDPSDRKPIGGDTVSAIGLGTWAIRNPRRALEVLVEAVETGLVDNVDTAEMYGDGAAEELVGKLLRIVGRDRVFVTTKVLPWRLWRPEELERALRASLRRLGVSTVDLVLIHWPLDDMPVAEQVKKLERVAISRGYARYIGVSNFDHRQLEEALEATASAEIVVNQVHYSVLHRRQVEEKLLPLALRNGVTIQAYTPLERGLVARHPVVRRVAERLGRTPVQVALNYLISRPRVVAIPKTEQRDHLREILGALGWRLPVEALEELEKL
- a CDS encoding MarC family protein gives rise to the protein MPEVGLLGQFISYYATLVFIMNPFGAAPIFLDTVEKLHPWERRRLANFVTMVVIGLLFFVAFTGDLLLRLYMISIDEFRFAGGIVLLGIALHRLEGHAKTQTPDPRDAALVPLTMPLLVGPATITYVIVFTTEGNRIALLAAIVAAAATVWAFLVAAEAVLKFLGRSTMRVLTRITSLFVAGVGASMIHAALVDWGIAVR
- a CDS encoding winged helix-turn-helix transcriptional regulator codes for the protein MARLGDVEERVLSYLRDHPGSSPREIADALGESLQRVRIALQRLRDAGLAARGEEGRYYAVAPAVQGLPRRELRRPGSYGLRGDLDAVVERLTLLEERVEKLERLVEELLARCPPGARSDAEGRRKPAH
- a CDS encoding CDP-alcohol phosphatidyltransferase family protein; the protein is MPRLADTVTLAGGFAAGAAVALASAGALEAALRLLFVSYALDVLDGWVARHTSGSTPQGQMLDRALDRVSQVVAPLVVYASWLSTQDAAGAMDALFALYAGGLVAAGFWRLVYRPVPSLDYFSGLPMFVHAVVLLSSVLSEEPVHPVILLALLAASTAPVPYTRRLRGRGGPSPAPWPRLAVMLLLAAAPYDNGLIAELASLVRAAMLVYALVGWLPPALGITPGPRRAAG
- a CDS encoding AAA family ATPase, coding for MARSYALAAVRADREGKVQEAISNYRKAIEILTKIVRLYPDNPLAHVYRGIIQQYRKRVEQLEKLGVPAAPTEAEQLEEWIVTEKPNVRFSDIADLEHAKQAIKEAIIYPVKRPDLFPLGWPRGILLFGPPGCGKTMLAAAVANEVDGVFFSVDAASIMSKWLGEAEKKVKMLFEKARQAARNGKPAIIFIDEIDALLGVHESEVGGEVRVRNQFLKEMDGLQDKSNKLHVYVIGATNKPWKLDEPFIRRFQKRIFIPPPDIRARVELFKLYTKSLKLAPDVDIEKLAEMTEGYSASDIKDIVVEAHLRTVRELFEQGGGEGEPRPITMQDFIEAIKARRPSITREMIEAYQRWYEQFRG